Within the Fibrobacter sp. genome, the region CGCAATGAATCAAAAAAATAACCGGCAAAAGAATGCCGCGGATAATCCCGCGCCTGCTTATCATATATCCTCTCTTTCATCGACAAGACGACTCTTACGATCTGTGGCAACAAGAGGAAAAAACTGGAAATTCAATTGATAAATCTGATCTGCATTGGCACTGTTCGCCGCCAGATTAAGAATTTTCTTCCTGAACTCCCTCAATAGTAATTTTACATTCTGTACATCCTGTCTTGCTATCCTTATAGTAGTGCCGGAGATTTCCCGCTCCCCGCTTAAAAAACGGGTGATTGATTCCGCTCCCAGCCTTATCATCTGCCTGTGAAACTCCACAGCCTTCACCGAATGTACACGCTCATCTGTGGCAAGAGTCTTCTCCGACGGGCTGAGACGGCCGTCTTTCTTCACTATCAACCCTAACCTCTTCAACAAACTCAGTGACTCCGCGGCTTCCTGCGGTGTTATCTGTGGATTTAATACACGGGAGATCCATTTTGTGGAGTTTTTGTAGTCCGGAAGGTCGACTATCTCACGGATCGCAAGATGGTACCATTTCGAAAGTACCTCATAACTGTCCTCATCGAGCTTTGTCGGTATCTCTGTTCTCTTGAGTTCCATCAGCTCTTTAAGATACTTCTCCCGCTCAGCCAGAGAAGCTGTCTGGTTGAACAGAACAAGTGTCAGAAAATAATGCCTCTTTGTGCCCTCGATTTTCAGTGCAGTCGCGAATCTGTTTGCCGCCTCAAGACTTAAATTGCGCTTCCCATCTATTACATGCTTCAGAGCTGTTGGGGACTTGAACCCTGCTTTTTGCACAATATACCGATTCGAGAATACAGAAGTTCTCTCCTTCTCATGTGCCACCAAATCCCTCAAATATTTACGATAATCGTAATATTCGAAAATATTTGGCGGTTCCGGACGATTCGGCATAACGTTCATACTCTTATTATAAGCAAATACCTTTTGCTCAATCAAGGTATATATATGAAAAGTGTATTCTTTCAGAATACACAGAACTGCCTGATACTTATTTTTATTTGTATTTTTCCTGCTTGAATTGTTATACTATTCTTATCAGGCTACCTTGTCCACATAATATTTTCCTATGGATACACGAATTGTAAGAAGGTGTACTCAGGAGGCGGCATGAAAAAGACACTCATTCTCTTAGCCTGTTTACTGGTAAACGTATTTGGACAATCCAAAGATGACTATGAAACAAATGAGAGCCAGGCCGGAACCGGGCTTCTGGACCCTTCAAGACTCTCCATCCAGCACAGTCTGAGCTTCGGGATGTCCAGTGGATCATCCATCTCCGATCTCAAATCTCAAAGCCTCTACTCTACTATGATTCAGTACCATTTTTCTGCCCCGGTTACCCTGAACCTTAATTTCGGTCTTCCGATCTTCTCCACTTATTCATCAGCTCATAACCTGACAACCAGTAATCTTCAATCGATGGAATACTTTAAGAGTATCCCCTTTGATGTCTCCCTGACCTGGAAACCATCGCAAAATACAATGCTGAGATTAAGTGTGATGAGGTACTCTGGTTACCCGATGTATGGGGATTACTTCTACGATCCTTACGATTACAGATACAGGCGGGTTTTCGACGACAGGCGGGATGATTAAGAACCCGGTAAACAAGTTGGCTTTCTCTTTGACTCCAGTTCCTGCCCCACTTTCTGCCATAACTCCTGGGTTCTGATTATCTGCCCTTTCCGAGGCCGGAACCGTGTCATTACATCATCTATCTCTTTGTCTATAATATCTTCTGTCAGGCCATAGTTTTCTTTGAAGTAAGCATATAACTCATGCTTCGTGTTCCATCTGAAATTCTTTGTCCTGGATATAGATGTTTTCTTCATGATTTACCTTCTTGGAATACTCACCCCTTTATAATATAAGAAAAGTCCTCAGCTTTTTCACTTTTCAAGTGTTGAAGATACAATAGTCCGGCAATCAATCTTTCTTCTGATATCCTCTGCTTTCTGCAGATTTTCTGCGATTCCGATTACAGTTGAGCCGGAACCGGTCATTATTGCCTGCATACAGCCTGCCTCCAGCAACTGTGCCTTTAACTCTCTGAGCCTGGGGTAAGATCTGAACACACTGGTCTCAAAATCATTGTGCATCGATTCAAGAACACCTTTCCAATCATTCTCCAGGAAACATCTCTGCATCTTCTCTGTTTTTTCATGCTGCCTGTTAATGACCGA harbors:
- a CDS encoding TIGR02147 family protein; this translates as MPNRPEPPNIFEYYDYRKYLRDLVAHEKERTSVFSNRYIVQKAGFKSPTALKHVIDGKRNLSLEAANRFATALKIEGTKRHYFLTLVLFNQTASLAEREKYLKELMELKRTEIPTKLDEDSYEVLSKWYHLAIREIVDLPDYKNSTKWISRVLNPQITPQEAAESLSLLKRLGLIVKKDGRLSPSEKTLATDERVHSVKAVEFHRQMIRLGAESITRFLSGEREISGTTIRIARQDVQNVKLLLREFRKKILNLAANSANADQIYQLNFQFFPLVATDRKSRLVDEREDI